Proteins from a genomic interval of Sphingobacterium sp. SYP-B4668:
- a CDS encoding MFS transporter, with product MQESWKRKFSIIWVGQFISILSSTAVNFAVIIWLSLETGSAEVLAYAAIAGLLPQAIIGPIAGVYIDRWDRKKTMIFADSFVAFCTLVMSLSFYVGYESLLLIYVMLALRSVGSAFHMPAMQAAIPLLAPQSELLRIAGINQMIQSVSSIAGPALGALAIGLFSIGNVLLLDIIGAIIAIISLLFVHIPNPEIVDKAKASVAQVWRDIKLGLGEILKNRGLTLMFLYSVIATFCIMPVAVLFPLMTINHFGGDKFEMSIVEIAWGVGMLIGGGLLGILKPNIHKVIIINTMHILLGLSLAVSGWLPPSTFIIFVILTGIGGLAASVYNASFMTVIQEEVQPTMMGRVFSMFFSIAVIPSVIGLLSTGFVADTIGVNLTFIILGLVVAVVGTVSFFTPSLMKLGK from the coding sequence ATGCAAGAATCTTGGAAAAGAAAATTCTCCATCATATGGGTGGGACAGTTTATCTCCATTTTAAGTAGTACAGCGGTTAATTTTGCTGTTATCATATGGTTAAGTCTTGAGACCGGGTCAGCAGAAGTGTTGGCCTATGCCGCTATCGCTGGTTTACTTCCGCAAGCCATAATCGGTCCGATTGCCGGAGTCTATATAGATCGTTGGGATCGTAAGAAAACGATGATTTTTGCAGACAGCTTTGTTGCTTTTTGTACCCTCGTCATGTCCCTTAGTTTTTACGTTGGGTATGAGAGTCTGCTGCTGATCTATGTTATGTTGGCGTTACGTTCCGTGGGTTCGGCATTTCATATGCCGGCTATGCAAGCTGCCATTCCTTTGTTGGCACCTCAATCTGAATTGCTACGTATCGCTGGCATCAATCAAATGATCCAATCGGTATCGAGTATTGCCGGCCCGGCTTTAGGGGCATTAGCGATTGGATTATTTTCGATAGGCAATGTATTGTTGTTGGACATCATAGGAGCAATTATTGCCATCATCTCACTCCTCTTTGTCCATATCCCTAACCCTGAAATTGTCGACAAAGCGAAGGCCAGTGTAGCACAAGTTTGGCGCGATATCAAGTTGGGGCTTGGTGAAATACTCAAAAATAGAGGATTGACCTTGATGTTTCTCTATTCCGTGATCGCTACTTTTTGTATCATGCCTGTTGCAGTCCTTTTCCCTTTGATGACCATTAATCATTTTGGTGGAGATAAGTTTGAGATGAGTATAGTGGAAATTGCCTGGGGAGTTGGGATGCTAATCGGTGGTGGCCTACTTGGTATTCTAAAACCTAATATTCATAAAGTGATTATTATCAATACTATGCATATCTTGTTGGGACTAAGTTTGGCCGTGTCCGGATGGTTGCCACCCTCTACATTTATTATTTTTGTGATTTTGACAGGTATCGGAGGTCTAGCTGCATCTGTTTACAATGCTAGTTTCATGACTGTAATTCAGGAAGAGGTACAGCCAACGATGATGGGGCGTGTATTCTCGATGTTCTTTAGTATTGCAGTTATTCCTTCAGTCATTGGACTGTTGAGCACTGGATTTGTTGCGGATACTATTGGAGTCAATCTTACTTTTATCATCCTAGGATTGGTCGTAGCGGTAGTCGGTACCGTATCCTTCTTTACCCCGTCGTTGATGAAGTTGGGTAAATAA
- a CDS encoding efflux RND transporter permease subunit, with protein sequence MNLIRFALRKPISIMVMVLGLLFFGIKATREVQVDILPEMNLPVVYIAHSFNGYTPQQMEGYFTKMYVNMMLFANGIKSIESKNTQGLTLMKINFYEGTNMGEAIASVNALSSRSQVFLPPGAPPPFIIRFDASSQPVGQLVFRSDTKTNNELQDIANFNARPFLIAIPGLTTAPPFGGSPRTIEINIDPNKLRTHSLSPDQVVEAISRQNITSPSGNVYIQDINYLTPTNNTLKTVEEFGDIPIFKGQVDNVYIRDVATVKDGADITTGYALIDGKRSVYINIAKSGNASTYDVVENLKKAIPNIQRNLPEGVSISYEFDQSVYVINAVKSLVMEGVLGALLTGLMVLLFLRDTRAAIIVILTIPISIISGVLFLKLFGQTINIMSLSGLALAIGILVDESTVTVENIHQHFAMGKTKAQAIWDACKEIAFPKLLILLCILAVFAPAVVMTGIPGALFMPLALAIGCSMTVSFLMSQTFVPVMANWMMKNNHKHGEEPKVTKFDVFKNRFVGFLDILMRSKKIVFTIAFTIASVAVYVMYINIGKDVLPTVNSRQFQVRITAPEGTRIEKTEEKIKAVLNELDSLLGKGNVAISSTFIGQHPSTFAVSPIYLYNAGPHEALMQVALKEFDGNTDELKDKIRKHLNQKMPDLKLSFEPIELTEKILSQGANTPVEIRISGMMKKMNMMYANKLLAKLKEIDYMRDQQIPQSMNYPALEINIDRTRAAQLGLDAQDIAKSLVATTASSRYTNKNFWVGGMMHIAYDVQVQMPQNLLTSQDELANIPLSKNSDRPVLGDVATITPTKTMGESYNDGTMGYTTVTANLYKTDIERAKKDVELAIASLGALPKGVNIKMSGMAPVLDDTLGSLLGGLLIAVVVIFLMLTANFQSFKVSFVILTTVPFVILGSLILLKLTGSTINLQSFMGIIMSVGVSIANAVLLINNAETLRLQTGDATASALQAANLRMRPIIMTTLAMVAGMLPIAIGFGEGGDQVSPLGRAVVGGLFASTFSVLILLPLLFSWLLDKTSTKSVSLDPEDEDSIHFLTPNNK encoded by the coding sequence ATGAATCTTATTCGCTTTGCATTACGCAAACCTATATCTATTATGGTAATGGTATTGGGACTTTTATTCTTCGGAATTAAAGCAACCAGAGAAGTTCAGGTTGATATTTTACCTGAAATGAATCTGCCGGTGGTATACATAGCTCATTCTTTCAACGGCTATACTCCACAGCAGATGGAAGGATATTTTACCAAAATGTATGTTAATATGATGCTCTTTGCAAATGGTATTAAGAGCATAGAATCCAAGAATACACAAGGATTGACCTTGATGAAAATTAATTTTTATGAAGGTACAAATATGGGCGAAGCAATAGCCTCAGTCAACGCACTATCCAGCCGTTCGCAGGTGTTTTTGCCACCAGGGGCTCCGCCACCCTTTATCATCCGCTTTGATGCCTCTTCCCAGCCTGTGGGTCAACTCGTATTCAGAAGTGATACCAAGACTAATAATGAATTGCAAGATATTGCCAATTTCAATGCACGCCCGTTTTTGATTGCCATTCCCGGATTGACGACCGCTCCTCCCTTCGGAGGAAGCCCCCGTACCATTGAAATCAATATCGATCCTAACAAATTGAGAACGCACTCGTTGTCTCCAGATCAGGTAGTAGAGGCCATTAGTCGGCAGAATATTACCTCACCATCCGGCAATGTGTATATCCAAGATATCAACTATTTGACACCAACCAACAATACGTTGAAGACAGTTGAAGAGTTTGGGGATATCCCCATTTTTAAAGGACAGGTAGACAATGTTTACATCCGTGATGTGGCTACCGTAAAGGATGGCGCAGATATTACGACAGGATATGCGTTGATTGATGGTAAACGTTCTGTCTATATCAATATCGCGAAATCTGGAAATGCATCTACGTATGATGTCGTGGAGAATCTCAAGAAAGCAATACCCAATATCCAACGCAATCTTCCCGAGGGTGTATCGATATCTTACGAATTTGATCAATCGGTTTATGTCATTAACGCTGTGAAGAGTTTGGTGATGGAAGGTGTATTGGGAGCGCTATTGACTGGGCTAATGGTGCTGCTATTTTTACGAGATACTCGAGCAGCCATTATTGTCATTTTGACCATTCCCATCTCCATCATATCTGGGGTGTTGTTCTTGAAATTATTTGGTCAGACAATCAATATCATGTCACTCTCTGGATTGGCACTCGCAATAGGTATCTTGGTTGATGAAAGCACGGTCACTGTCGAGAATATCCATCAACATTTCGCGATGGGCAAGACCAAGGCACAAGCAATTTGGGATGCTTGTAAGGAAATTGCATTTCCTAAGCTTCTAATCTTACTCTGTATTTTGGCCGTTTTCGCGCCGGCAGTAGTTATGACCGGTATTCCAGGAGCATTATTTATGCCGCTGGCGCTGGCTATTGGATGCTCCATGACCGTATCTTTTTTAATGTCGCAGACATTTGTGCCTGTCATGGCTAATTGGATGATGAAAAACAATCATAAACATGGCGAAGAACCCAAGGTGACAAAATTTGATGTGTTCAAAAATCGTTTTGTCGGCTTTTTGGACATTTTGATGCGCAGTAAAAAAATAGTCTTTACAATCGCCTTTACGATTGCTTCAGTTGCCGTATACGTCATGTATATCAATATTGGGAAAGATGTACTGCCTACAGTCAACTCTAGACAATTTCAAGTTAGAATTACAGCACCAGAAGGGACTAGGATTGAAAAAACAGAGGAAAAGATTAAAGCTGTTCTTAACGAACTAGATAGCCTATTGGGCAAAGGAAACGTGGCAATTTCGTCAACATTCATCGGCCAGCATCCCTCAACATTTGCTGTGAGTCCAATCTATCTCTACAACGCGGGGCCACATGAGGCTCTTATGCAAGTGGCACTTAAAGAATTCGATGGAAATACCGATGAGCTTAAAGACAAGATCCGTAAGCATCTAAACCAAAAGATGCCAGATCTCAAACTGTCGTTTGAGCCAATAGAATTGACAGAAAAAATCTTAAGCCAAGGAGCTAATACCCCAGTCGAAATCCGGATTTCTGGAATGATGAAGAAGATGAACATGATGTATGCCAATAAGTTATTAGCTAAGTTGAAAGAGATAGACTACATGCGCGACCAACAGATTCCTCAATCCATGAACTATCCAGCTTTGGAGATTAATATAGATCGTACTCGCGCTGCCCAGCTTGGCCTTGACGCGCAGGATATTGCTAAATCGTTAGTTGCGACAACAGCTTCTTCACGTTACACCAACAAGAATTTCTGGGTAGGAGGGATGATGCATATTGCATATGACGTGCAGGTACAGATGCCTCAAAATTTATTGACTTCACAAGACGAACTAGCCAATATTCCCTTGTCAAAAAATTCGGACCGTCCTGTTTTAGGAGATGTCGCGACCATTACACCGACCAAGACAATGGGAGAAAGTTACAACGACGGTACCATGGGTTATACTACTGTAACCGCTAATCTTTATAAAACAGATATCGAACGCGCCAAGAAAGATGTGGAGCTGGCTATTGCTTCTTTAGGGGCGCTACCTAAAGGTGTGAATATCAAAATGTCTGGAATGGCCCCAGTATTGGATGACACACTCGGGAGTTTGTTGGGTGGTCTTTTGATAGCTGTTGTTGTTATATTCTTGATGTTGACCGCTAATTTTCAGTCTTTTAAGGTGTCCTTTGTTATTTTAACAACTGTACCCTTTGTTATTCTCGGATCCTTAATTCTGTTGAAGTTGACAGGGTCGACTATCAATCTACAATCCTTTATGGGTATTATCATGTCTGTTGGGGTATCCATTGCCAATGCTGTTCTACTCATTAATAATGCAGAGACGCTCAGGCTACAGACTGGAGATGCAACGGCTTCCGCACTACAAGCAGCTAATTTACGGATGCGCCCCATCATTATGACTACGCTAGCCATGGTTGCGGGCATGTTGCCCATCGCTATTGGATTTGGAGAAGGTGGAGATCAGGTATCTCCCCTAGGTAGGGCAGTGGTTGGAGGGCTATTTGCCTCTACATTCTCAGTGTTGATTCTATTGCCATTGCTATTCAGTTGGCTACTGGACAAGACATCAACCAAGTCAGTTTCCTTAGATCCGGAAGATGAGGATAGTATCCATTTTTTAACTCCTAATAATAAATAA
- a CDS encoding efflux RND transporter periplasmic adaptor subunit: MKSLIYILLASTLTFAACFDTKKEDKADTSDKSMPMMMPLETMPIHRSNPLVKLKLAGELAPDQETELYAKVSSYVKKIHVDIGDRVGLGQVLMVLEAPEIQSQLATAKEKWKAQEAIYIATKANYDRMFKANETQGAVAKDALDQITARKLSDEALLNAAKAAYAEIQDMDNYLIIRAPFAGTITDRNVDLGAYVSPMGKAGEKPLLVVQNTQKLRLSLAIPEANTHFLHVGDTIHFRVRSLPQNKYSAKISRKSGTLDLKLRAEKIEADFINTGDELKPFMVAEAEIPLQHREPTFFIPKTALVESNLGVYVIKDDNGKAMKIPLSKGRVMADKFEVFGELNEGDRIVVKASEEIQEGTTIPAPKK; this comes from the coding sequence ATGAAAAGTTTAATATATATATTACTGGCATCTACATTGACATTTGCGGCATGCTTTGATACGAAGAAAGAAGATAAAGCTGATACGAGCGATAAATCAATGCCTATGATGATGCCTCTTGAAACAATGCCTATCCACAGAAGCAACCCATTGGTGAAATTGAAGTTGGCTGGAGAGTTGGCGCCCGATCAGGAAACAGAACTCTACGCCAAAGTAAGCAGCTACGTCAAAAAAATCCATGTCGATATTGGTGATCGTGTAGGGCTAGGACAGGTATTGATGGTTTTAGAAGCCCCAGAGATACAGTCGCAATTGGCTACCGCTAAAGAAAAGTGGAAGGCTCAAGAAGCCATATATATTGCGACTAAGGCCAACTATGATCGTATGTTCAAGGCTAATGAGACACAAGGTGCTGTAGCTAAGGATGCATTGGATCAAATTACAGCCAGAAAATTGTCTGACGAAGCGCTGCTCAATGCAGCCAAAGCCGCATATGCTGAAATTCAAGATATGGACAACTACCTTATTATTCGTGCTCCCTTTGCAGGTACCATTACCGATCGTAATGTAGATTTGGGAGCTTATGTGAGCCCTATGGGTAAAGCTGGTGAGAAGCCTCTTTTAGTTGTGCAGAATACGCAAAAACTTAGACTATCTCTTGCTATTCCGGAGGCTAATACCCATTTTTTGCATGTAGGGGACACCATTCATTTTAGGGTGCGCTCACTACCTCAAAACAAGTATTCAGCAAAAATATCTCGCAAATCCGGAACATTGGACCTCAAGCTGCGAGCAGAAAAAATCGAAGCTGATTTTATAAATACCGGTGACGAGTTAAAGCCATTTATGGTGGCGGAGGCCGAAATACCTTTGCAGCATAGGGAACCCACTTTCTTTATCCCCAAAACAGCCTTAGTGGAAAGCAACTTGGGTGTCTACGTCATAAAAGATGACAACGGCAAAGCAATGAAGATTCCCCTATCCAAAGGACGGGTGATGGCCGATAAATTTGAAGTCTTTGGTGAATTGAATGAGGGCGATCGTATCGTCGTAAAGGCATCGGAAGAAATTCAGGAAGGAACGACAATCCCAGCACCAAAGAAATAA
- a CDS encoding TRASH domain-containing protein, giving the protein MKTIKRLSALTLILIAMVSCQNSNATHQESNQDHPAKTASSGDLKVEKGDHVPSDLVCMVNDAYMGKEQIAVPVGEKIYYGCCDMCKERIPKDAAVRKAIDPHTMHEVDKASAYIVMIGDNGDVAYFESKATYDDFLEKNK; this is encoded by the coding sequence ATGAAAACAATAAAAAGGTTAAGTGCCCTGACGTTGATATTAATTGCCATGGTATCGTGTCAAAATAGTAATGCTACTCATCAAGAGTCTAATCAAGACCATCCAGCCAAAACTGCGTCATCGGGCGATTTGAAAGTTGAAAAAGGGGACCATGTACCGTCTGATTTAGTTTGCATGGTTAATGATGCCTATATGGGTAAGGAGCAAATTGCTGTACCTGTAGGAGAGAAGATATATTATGGATGCTGTGATATGTGTAAGGAACGTATTCCCAAAGATGCTGCTGTTCGCAAAGCAATCGATCCTCACACGATGCACGAAGTGGACAAAGCGTCAGCCTATATCGTTATGATTGGTGATAATGGCGACGTCGCCTACTTTGAAAGCAAAGCTACATACGATGATTTTTTAGAAAAAAATAAGTAA
- a CDS encoding universal stress protein, which produces MKKILFPTDFSPTANNAFIYALHIADTLRAELYVLHAYLLPIVSERRTYPESRQDVTERLISEKTNEYIQLIPVLDKLVEASDRKHIKRIYMLEQGTVVSAIEKVLSQEEFDLVIMGTTGASGYEKKFLGSNTVNVMNMVQKPLLCIPHSARYEGIYRFGFTTIFKEVDFEILRRMIPIANLFHAQIKCVHVSAYADAQLLETISRWGHILNTDVVDISLILSDSTKESILDFVESSLVDILVMVKRNRGFFSELFQSSMSHEVTYSNQIPVWVFQE; this is translated from the coding sequence ATGAAGAAAATATTGTTTCCGACTGATTTTTCGCCAACGGCGAACAACGCTTTTATATACGCCTTACATATCGCCGATACTTTAAGGGCAGAGTTATATGTGCTACATGCTTATTTGCTTCCTATTGTATCTGAACGGCGCACCTATCCAGAATCGAGACAGGACGTGACTGAACGATTGATTTCTGAGAAAACGAATGAATATATTCAATTGATACCTGTGCTTGATAAACTAGTTGAAGCCAGTGATAGGAAACATATTAAGCGCATTTATATGCTGGAGCAGGGCACTGTAGTGTCGGCTATTGAAAAAGTACTTAGTCAAGAAGAGTTTGATTTGGTTATTATGGGTACTACTGGTGCATCTGGTTATGAAAAGAAATTTCTGGGGTCTAATACAGTCAATGTGATGAACATGGTTCAAAAACCCCTGCTATGTATACCTCATAGTGCTCGATATGAGGGAATATATAGATTTGGATTTACAACTATTTTTAAAGAGGTAGATTTTGAAATCTTAAGACGAATGATACCCATAGCCAACCTATTTCATGCACAGATTAAGTGTGTGCATGTGTCAGCATATGCAGATGCTCAACTCTTGGAAACGATTAGTCGGTGGGGACACATCTTGAATACAGATGTTGTGGATATTTCCTTGATATTGAGTGACAGTACGAAAGAATCTATTTTGGATTTTGTTGAGAGCAGCCTAGTGGATATTTTAGTGATGGTCAAGCGTAACCGAGGGTTTTTTAGTGAACTCTTTCAATCCAGTATGAGTCATGAAGTTACCTACAGCAATCAAATTCCTGTGTGGGTATTTCAAGAATAA
- a CDS encoding TolC family protein gives MYPKFIVFGVLCLFGTTARGQALKLSDAFQRSTKNYHTIKAKEALVEASVQHVDFQKSQYLPDVTALAQQSFGTINAQNGPMYAYRGLGAASTSMPLAEQNWNSAFGSLYLANVNWDLFTFGRLKSQVSSAQANQRLKISDLDQEIFQHQIKVGATYLNLIASQRIKYVQERNHYRAKVFFEMTASRAHSGLIPEVDASLAKAEVSNALSAQIKAYDKELHYSKQLAVLMGEPFQHYQMDSVYNTSKPYVFIDGPTSFVDHPAMVFQQSRIDYSIENEKLAEASRMPTLSVFGVIQGRGSGFDWNYVQENSAFSSSYLKGVGIDRGNYLLGFNLSWNLTNLFRYDHRRKEQYYITQSFKHDYKLMNEELLAQDALAKAQFRNAEENLLETKTQLESASLAYKQHTALYENGLTTLVDFTQALYTLNRAEIAYEIAQNNIWQALLLQAAAQGDLNLILNASQK, from the coding sequence ATGTATCCAAAATTTATTGTATTTGGGGTGCTCTGTCTTTTCGGTACAACTGCTAGAGGACAGGCTTTAAAACTCTCCGATGCATTTCAACGATCGACAAAGAACTATCATACGATTAAGGCTAAAGAGGCTTTGGTAGAAGCTTCTGTGCAACATGTCGATTTTCAGAAAAGTCAATATCTTCCAGATGTTACAGCGTTAGCCCAGCAGTCGTTTGGGACAATCAATGCTCAAAATGGACCAATGTATGCCTACCGTGGATTAGGTGCCGCCTCTACATCAATGCCTTTGGCTGAGCAAAATTGGAATTCGGCCTTTGGGTCGCTTTACCTCGCAAATGTCAATTGGGATCTCTTTACCTTTGGTCGCCTCAAAAGTCAAGTGAGTAGCGCCCAGGCCAATCAACGATTGAAGATTTCAGACCTTGATCAAGAGATTTTTCAACACCAAATTAAAGTTGGGGCCACCTATCTCAATTTGATTGCCAGTCAGCGAATCAAATATGTGCAAGAGCGTAATCATTATCGCGCCAAAGTGTTTTTTGAAATGACCGCAAGCCGTGCGCATAGTGGACTTATTCCTGAAGTAGATGCCTCTCTTGCAAAGGCCGAGGTTTCCAATGCATTATCTGCTCAGATTAAGGCATATGATAAAGAGCTCCATTATTCCAAGCAATTGGCCGTGTTGATGGGCGAACCTTTTCAGCATTATCAAATGGATAGTGTCTATAATACTTCTAAGCCCTATGTGTTTATCGATGGACCTACTTCTTTTGTGGACCATCCTGCGATGGTCTTCCAGCAGAGTCGGATAGATTACAGTATTGAAAACGAAAAGCTGGCAGAAGCTAGTCGAATGCCCACTCTTTCTGTATTTGGTGTTATTCAAGGACGGGGTTCAGGCTTTGACTGGAACTATGTGCAAGAAAATTCCGCTTTCTCTTCCTCTTACTTAAAAGGTGTGGGCATTGATAGAGGTAATTATTTATTGGGTTTCAATCTAAGTTGGAATTTGACCAACCTCTTTCGTTATGACCATAGGAGGAAGGAGCAATACTACATAACGCAATCCTTCAAACATGATTACAAGTTGATGAATGAAGAATTATTGGCACAAGATGCGCTCGCGAAGGCGCAATTTCGCAACGCGGAAGAAAATCTGCTGGAAACCAAGACGCAGCTAGAGTCGGCATCATTAGCCTATAAACAGCACACAGCTCTCTATGAAAATGGTTTAACTACATTAGTGGATTTTACCCAGGCCCTTTACACGCTCAATCGCGCAGAGATAGCATATGAGATTGCGCAGAATAACATCTGGCAAGCATTATTGCTACAGGCAGCGGCTCAAGGCGACCTTAACCTAATTCTCAACGCAAGTCAAAAATAA